One Ignavibacterium album JCM 16511 genomic region harbors:
- the citF gene encoding citrate lyase subunit alpha, with product MKLVKNAAGRLVPIEVNGQEQIPFRGINKHKPTGYKSKPPIRSCVDYPWDGNKLVKDLKTALKKAGIKDGMTISTHHHFRNGDYVTNMLFDIIHEMGIKNIRWFPSASFPVHQNLIKYLEDGTIHHIEGSMNGPLGKFTSEGKMKGIGVLRSHGGRYQAVQDGEVHIDIAVIAAPTADEFGNATGDRGPAACGPLGFALVDSEYADKVIVVTDNLVPFPCYPWMIQGNNVDYVVKIDSIGDPSKIVSGTTEITKSPDRLLIAEYIAQFLEDAGIMKDGFSFQAGAGGTSLAFIPFLKERMKAKNVKARFVRGGSTKYLVELLNEGFTDYILDGQTFDLEGVKSLRENPNHINTSPFTSYNFHGKGNFASIVDAAILGATEVDVNFNANVVTHSDGYLLHGIGGWQNCLYSKCTILAIPSFRDRIPVIVDEVTTLCGPGELIDVIVTERGIAINPKRKDLLKAVKNSSLPIRDLKEIKKEVDSICGGKPAKPKLNKEKVVAIVKWVDGTVLDSVFQVYTD from the coding sequence ATGAAATTAGTAAAAAATGCTGCCGGAAGATTAGTTCCAATTGAAGTAAACGGACAAGAGCAAATTCCCTTTAGAGGAATCAACAAACACAAACCAACCGGTTACAAATCAAAACCACCTATTAGGAGTTGTGTTGACTACCCCTGGGATGGAAATAAATTAGTCAAAGATTTGAAGACCGCTTTGAAGAAAGCAGGAATAAAAGACGGAATGACAATTTCCACGCACCATCATTTTCGTAACGGGGATTATGTTACAAACATGTTATTTGATATCATCCACGAGATGGGAATAAAAAATATCCGTTGGTTTCCTTCTGCTTCTTTTCCGGTTCATCAGAACTTAATTAAATATCTGGAAGATGGGACAATTCATCATATCGAAGGAAGCATGAACGGACCTTTAGGTAAATTTACTTCCGAAGGAAAGATGAAAGGAATCGGTGTTCTGCGTTCGCACGGTGGTAGATATCAGGCTGTGCAGGATGGCGAAGTTCACATCGACATTGCTGTAATTGCTGCTCCAACAGCAGATGAATTTGGAAATGCTACTGGAGATCGTGGTCCGGCTGCGTGCGGTCCTCTTGGATTTGCACTAGTTGATTCTGAATATGCGGATAAAGTAATTGTCGTAACTGACAACCTTGTTCCATTTCCCTGTTATCCGTGGATGATTCAGGGAAATAATGTTGATTATGTTGTAAAGATTGATTCGATCGGTGATCCTTCAAAAATTGTTTCCGGTACAACTGAAATTACAAAATCACCTGACAGACTTTTAATTGCAGAATACATTGCCCAATTTCTTGAAGATGCAGGAATTATGAAAGATGGATTTTCATTTCAAGCCGGAGCTGGTGGAACCTCGCTCGCATTCATTCCATTTCTGAAAGAAAGAATGAAGGCAAAAAATGTTAAAGCAAGATTTGTTCGCGGAGGCAGCACAAAATATCTCGTCGAACTTTTGAACGAAGGCTTTACCGATTACATCCTTGATGGTCAAACTTTTGATCTCGAAGGTGTAAAGAGTTTAAGAGAAAATCCAAATCATATCAATACTTCGCCGTTCACAAGTTATAATTTTCACGGCAAAGGAAATTTTGCTTCAATAGTTGATGCAGCAATTCTCGGTGCAACAGAAGTTGATGTAAACTTTAATGCAAATGTTGTAACTCACTCTGATGGTTATTTGCTTCACGGAATTGGCGGATGGCAGAATTGCCTTTACTCTAAATGTACAATACTTGCTATTCCTTCTTTTCGTGACCGAATCCCTGTAATTGTTGATGAAGTTACTACCCTTTGTGGTCCAGGAGAACTTATTGATGTAATTGTAACCGAAAGAGGGATAGCCATAAATCCCAAACGAAAAGATTTATTGAAAGCAGTAAAAAATTCGTCATTACCAATCCGTGATTTAAAAGAAATCAAGAAAGAAGTTGATTCAATCTGTGGTGGAAAACCTGCTAAACCAAAATTGAATAAGGAAAAAGTTGTTGCTATAGTTAAATGGGTTGATGGAACAGTACTCGATTCTGTATTTCAGGTTTATACAGATTGA
- a CDS encoding aldolase/citrate lyase family protein: protein MRTKNLTKSIAGKRGDNIRSDCYIEIQLKESGGIKLELKSKVEVMYGESIRELIFEMCEYFNLKNAKIVCEDYGALPFVIAARFELAIKRLFPNTKKEFLLPFLKQNEYSTTKDRLRRTRLYLPGNEPKFFINAGLHSPDGIILDLEDSVAPTEKDAAQLLVRNALRSVDFYGAERMVRINQLPKGLEDLKYIVPHNVHVILIPKCESAEQVNAIEKEVEKLKKQFDIKSEIYFMPIIESALGVLKSYEIASASKFNCALAIGLEDYTADIGTQRTNEGRESIFARQMLVNAARAAGIQPIDTVYSDVADMEGLRQSVIEAKSLGFEGKGCIHPRQIPVVHQAFAPTSDEIEKAKKIVLAFEEAEKKGLGVVALGSKMIDPPVVKRALRTIELAILNNLLDKNWRKQ from the coding sequence ATGAGAACAAAAAACCTAACCAAAAGTATCGCCGGTAAACGGGGAGATAATATTCGCTCCGATTGTTACATTGAAATTCAACTTAAGGAATCTGGTGGAATTAAACTCGAGTTGAAAAGTAAAGTAGAAGTAATGTATGGAGAATCAATCCGAGAATTAATATTTGAGATGTGCGAGTACTTTAATCTGAAAAATGCAAAAATAGTTTGCGAAGACTACGGCGCATTACCTTTCGTGATTGCAGCTAGATTTGAGCTCGCAATAAAAAGATTATTCCCGAATACAAAAAAAGAATTTCTTCTGCCGTTTCTCAAGCAGAATGAATATTCAACAACGAAAGACAGATTAAGAAGAACAAGATTATATCTTCCGGGCAATGAACCAAAATTTTTTATTAATGCAGGACTTCATTCGCCTGATGGAATAATTCTCGACCTTGAAGATTCAGTAGCACCAACTGAAAAAGATGCCGCTCAATTGCTTGTGAGAAATGCGCTTCGTTCAGTTGATTTCTACGGCGCTGAAAGAATGGTACGAATCAATCAGCTGCCAAAAGGACTTGAAGACTTGAAGTATATCGTTCCTCACAATGTGCATGTTATTCTTATTCCTAAATGTGAATCTGCAGAACAAGTAAATGCTATAGAAAAAGAAGTTGAGAAACTGAAAAAGCAATTTGATATAAAATCAGAAATTTATTTTATGCCGATAATTGAAAGCGCTCTTGGTGTACTTAAATCTTATGAGATTGCTTCAGCTTCGAAATTTAATTGTGCTTTGGCAATCGGACTGGAAGATTACACTGCAGATATCGGAACTCAAAGAACCAATGAAGGTCGTGAAAGTATTTTTGCCCGACAGATGCTTGTCAATGCTGCTCGTGCTGCAGGCATTCAACCAATTGATACAGTCTATTCTGATGTTGCTGATATGGAAGGACTTCGCCAAAGTGTTATCGAAGCAAAGTCTCTTGGATTTGAAGGGAAAGGATGTATTCATCCAAGACAAATTCCTGTTGTGCATCAGGCATTTGCTCCAACATCTGATGAGATAGAGAAAGCGAAAAAAATTGTTCTTGCTTTTGAAGAAGCTGAGAAAAAAGGTTTAGGTGTCGTTGCACTCGGTAGCAAAATGATTGATCCACCTGTGGTTAAGCGAGCTTTGCGCACAATTGAGTTAGCAATCTTAAATAATTTGTTAGACAAGAATTGGAGAAAACAATAG